One window from the genome of bacterium encodes:
- a CDS encoding type II toxin-antitoxin system mRNA interferase toxin, RelE/StbE family — MQVLRKRQFEKRVSRLPAGIRRALVERLRLFMADPQNPLLNNHPLRGEWTGFRSINVTGDWRLIYEMVGDAIVLTDIDTHHNLYGT; from the coding sequence ATGCAGGTTCTCCGCAAACGACAGTTTGAGAAACGAGTATCGCGCCTACCGGCTGGTATCCGCCGCGCGCTCGTCGAGCGCCTTAGGCTGTTTATGGCCGATCCTCAAAACCCGCTACTTAACAACCATCCCTTGCGGGGAGAATGGACGGGCTTTCGAAGCATCAACGTGACCGGCGATTGGCGACTCATCTACGAGATGGTAGGTGACGCCATCGTCCTCACGGACATCGACACGCACCATAACCTGTACGGAACCTAG
- a CDS encoding type II toxin-antitoxin system RelE/ParE family toxin: MRLELSKALDRFLARIPKKHAGQITRKIDELLINPYPIDSKLLSGIPLYRVDVGEYRIAYRAYTTMLVVVLVGKRNDGDVYRRLARMFR, from the coding sequence ATGCGGCTTGAGCTTTCCAAAGCATTAGACCGTTTCCTCGCCCGCATTCCGAAGAAACACGCGGGCCAAATTACCCGTAAGATCGACGAGTTGCTGATCAATCCCTATCCCATAGACAGCAAGCTCCTGTCCGGCATCCCTCTGTATCGCGTCGATGTAGGCGAATACCGGATAGCGTACCGCGCGTATACGACTATGCTCGTCGTGGTTCTTGTTGGTAAGCGAAACGACGGCGATGTTTACCGCCGCCTGGCGAGGATGTTCCGTTAG
- a CDS encoding GTP cyclohydrolase II: MALKSKTTLQTKRGIFEVGYYVVDGNPYVSFRYGDVSQGRPIVRLQSACLFGEAFGSLECECGAQLAKALDAIVSRGAGLVLYAYAEGRGAGLEKKIEAMEIQRTTGCNTVEAFDSLGLEKSDYRDYQAEVNILTELGTSLHICLFSKNPARYQALKDAGFDVDPYE; encoded by the coding sequence ATGGCGCTAAAATCAAAGACAACTCTGCAAACCAAACGCGGCATTTTCGAAGTCGGATATTACGTTGTAGACGGGAATCCTTATGTTTCTTTCCGCTACGGGGATGTTTCCCAGGGCAGACCAATAGTGCGATTACAGTCGGCTTGCCTTTTCGGGGAGGCTTTCGGTTCGCTTGAGTGCGAGTGTGGCGCGCAACTTGCCAAGGCTCTGGACGCCATTGTTAGCCGCGGGGCGGGTCTTGTGCTCTATGCCTATGCGGAAGGTCGTGGCGCAGGGCTTGAGAAAAAGATAGAAGCTATGGAGATTCAAAGGACGACCGGATGCAATACAGTCGAAGCTTTTGACTCGCTTGGTCTTGAGAAGTCCGACTACCGGGATTATCAGGCTGAGGTGAACATCCTCACCGAGTTAGGCACAAGCCTCCATATCTGCTTGTTTTCGAAAAATCCAGCTCGATATCAAGCGCTCAAAGACGCAGGCTTCGATGTAGATCCATATGAGTAG
- the tpiA gene encoding triose-phosphate isomerase, with protein MLIVANWKAYVASEEKARKLFTLAKRLAKQPKIKIALAPPAPYLGLFASFKKSKIWLAAQDVSEATGGAETGEVPAQFLSGLGVSYVIIGHSERRARGETLEAVAVKMQRASAQGLKPILCIGEKERDHNAAYLALLRQQITSALEPLTQKERMSVTIAYEPVWAIGKSAADAITPPDLHEMVLYIRKVLADLVPGRANARIPILYGGSAEAGNIRLLAAGSGIDGFLVGHASADPEMFSELVRALA; from the coding sequence ATGCTCATCGTCGCGAACTGGAAGGCGTATGTGGCGAGCGAAGAGAAGGCGAGGAAGCTCTTCACGCTCGCGAAACGGCTCGCGAAACAGCCGAAGATAAAGATCGCGCTCGCCCCGCCCGCTCCGTACCTGGGGCTTTTCGCAAGTTTCAAAAAGTCGAAAATTTGGCTTGCCGCGCAGGATGTCTCGGAGGCGACTGGCGGGGCCGAAACCGGGGAGGTTCCCGCCCAGTTTCTTTCGGGCCTGGGCGTTTCATACGTGATAATCGGGCACTCGGAACGGAGGGCGAGGGGCGAAACGCTCGAAGCGGTCGCCGTAAAGATGCAGCGGGCAAGCGCACAGGGATTAAAGCCGATTCTTTGCATCGGAGAAAAGGAGCGGGATCATAACGCGGCGTATCTCGCGCTTCTTCGCCAGCAGATCACCAGCGCGCTCGAGCCGCTTACCCAAAAAGAGCGCATGAGCGTTACGATCGCGTACGAGCCCGTATGGGCCATAGGAAAATCCGCGGCTGACGCCATCACGCCGCCCGATCTGCATGAAATGGTGCTCTATATACGGAAAGTCTTGGCCGATCTCGTCCCCGGACGCGCCAACGCGCGCATTCCTATTCTCTACGGCGGTTCGGCGGAAGCGGGGAATATCCGGCTTCTTGCGGCCGGCAGCGGTATCGACGGATTCCTGGTCGGCCATGCTTCAGCCGATCCGGAGATGTTTTCGGAGTTGGTAAGAGCATTAGCATAG
- a CDS encoding type II toxin-antitoxin system Phd/YefM family antitoxin: MTKTLINENMIDAREAKNNFGALIDAAQRRPIIIRKHGRKVAVMLSPEEFALFERMEDIVWGKKAMAALKKNDFLGPAASKRVLDKYRNAA, from the coding sequence ATGACCAAAACGCTCATCAATGAAAATATGATCGACGCGCGGGAGGCGAAGAATAACTTCGGCGCGCTTATCGACGCCGCGCAGCGCCGCCCTATCATCATCCGCAAGCACGGGCGCAAGGTCGCCGTCATGCTCTCGCCGGAGGAATTCGCGCTTTTCGAGCGCATGGAGGACATCGTGTGGGGAAAGAAGGCGATGGCGGCACTCAAAAAGAACGATTTTCTCGGTCCGGCCGCGTCCAAACGCGTTCTCGACAAGTACCGCAATGCGGCTTGA
- a CDS encoding helix-turn-helix domain-containing protein, translating to MEHIPFIKELERIGLPDKAAVIYVSLLGKSRMGVADIVRQADVRRATCYEYLDLLLKKGFITRIPIGKRTLYAAVDPKTVAANLRKELLAFDSTAAVMSKIYERATNKPKVGFFEGKRAIKNIYEELFKTLGDTYSIFPADIFFENFTEAEYGDFDKTNSDHAFKAKDLFIASAKTYKKLRALREKNGYENKSDKRLPEWFTSNVDVLVFNEKVALISLRDLSAVVIENKDIANLFKNMHAFMWKAL from the coding sequence ATGGAACATATCCCGTTCATAAAGGAGTTGGAACGAATCGGTTTGCCGGATAAGGCTGCGGTGATTTACGTGTCGCTTCTCGGGAAAAGCCGCATGGGAGTCGCGGATATAGTCCGCCAAGCGGACGTGCGGCGCGCTACCTGCTACGAATATCTGGATCTTCTGCTCAAAAAGGGTTTCATTACTCGGATACCTATCGGCAAGCGCACGCTGTACGCGGCAGTCGATCCGAAGACCGTCGCCGCAAATCTTAGGAAGGAGCTTCTAGCATTCGACTCGACTGCCGCCGTCATGAGCAAGATATATGAACGCGCGACGAACAAGCCCAAGGTCGGCTTCTTCGAAGGAAAGCGTGCGATCAAGAATATTTACGAGGAACTGTTTAAAACGCTCGGCGATACGTATTCCATCTTCCCCGCCGATATTTTCTTCGAAAACTTCACCGAAGCAGAATACGGCGATTTCGACAAGACAAATAGCGATCACGCGTTTAAGGCGAAGGATTTGTTTATCGCAAGCGCTAAAACCTACAAAAAACTGCGAGCTCTGCGCGAGAAGAACGGATATGAAAATAAATCAGACAAACGGCTCCCCGAATGGTTTACGTCCAATGTCGACGTTCTTGTTTTCAACGAAAAGGTCGCGCTTATAAGTCTCCGGGACTTATCTGCGGTTGTTATCGAAAACAAGGATATCGCTAATCTGTTTAAAAATATGCATGCCTTTATGTGGAAGGCTCTCTAG
- the pgk gene encoding phosphoglycerate kinase codes for MKSVRDIPVLENVPVFVRSSLNVPLVDGKVANAYRIKHALPTIEFLRKENARIVIGSHIGEAGTETLEPVYLALKQMLPGVSFCPVSTGPRAREAVRALLPGEVLVLENLRRNRGEVMNDMAFAEALAELTDVFVEDAFDTCHREHASIVSLPTLLPSYAGLQLIEEIAELSKALKPKAPSLAVIGGAKFGTKEPVIRKLLSLYTHVFVGGALANDFLAAKGYPVGKSLVSGGDAAATKELLVDKKLVLPLDSLVCKSGGAKTPGQARIAGLDDVQEDETILDHGPKTNEMLARLAAGAKTILWNGPLGQYEAGFTEATDALAVAIADSGAESYIGGGDTEAAIDSLGLNRRFTFISTGGGAMLSYLAKGTLPGIEALG; via the coding sequence ATGAAAAGCGTTCGCGATATTCCGGTGCTTGAAAACGTACCGGTATTCGTGCGCTCGTCGCTCAATGTTCCGTTGGTAGATGGAAAGGTAGCGAACGCGTACCGCATCAAGCACGCGCTTCCCACCATCGAATTCCTCCGGAAAGAGAACGCGCGCATTGTTATCGGAAGCCATATCGGGGAAGCGGGAACCGAGACGCTCGAGCCCGTATACCTCGCGCTCAAGCAGATGCTCCCCGGCGTCTCGTTCTGCCCGGTCTCTACGGGTCCCCGGGCGCGCGAAGCGGTGCGGGCGCTTCTGCCGGGCGAAGTTCTCGTGCTTGAGAACCTGCGCAGGAATCGGGGGGAAGTGATGAACGACATGGCGTTTGCCGAAGCGCTTGCCGAACTCACGGATGTCTTTGTCGAAGATGCGTTCGATACCTGCCATCGCGAGCACGCATCGATAGTAAGCCTTCCGACGCTCCTGCCTTCGTATGCGGGGCTTCAGCTCATCGAGGAGATCGCCGAACTCTCGAAGGCGCTCAAACCGAAGGCCCCGTCGCTCGCGGTCATCGGCGGCGCGAAGTTCGGCACCAAGGAGCCCGTGATCCGCAAGCTTCTCTCCCTCTACACGCACGTGTTTGTGGGCGGCGCGCTTGCGAACGATTTTCTCGCAGCTAAGGGCTATCCCGTGGGAAAGTCGCTCGTTTCGGGCGGAGATGCCGCCGCTACTAAAGAACTCTTGGTGGATAAGAAACTGGTGCTTCCGCTCGATTCGCTCGTCTGCAAATCCGGCGGCGCGAAAACGCCCGGACAGGCACGTATCGCGGGACTTGATGACGTTCAGGAAGACGAAACCATCCTCGATCACGGCCCGAAGACGAATGAAATGCTCGCGAGATTGGCAGCCGGCGCGAAGACGATTCTCTGGAACGGGCCGCTCGGCCAGTATGAGGCGGGCTTCACGGAAGCGACGGATGCGCTTGCGGTCGCCATCGCCGACTCAGGCGCGGAGTCATACATCGGGGGAGGAGACACGGAAGCTGCCATCGACTCGCTCGGCCTCAACCGCCGATTCACGTTCATATCGACCGGCGGCGGCGCGATGCTTTCGTATCTTGCGAAGGGGACGCTTCCGGGGATTGAGGCGCTGGGCTAG
- a CDS encoding HIT domain-containing protein yields MEDCIFCKIVNRESPASVVFEDDTSMVIEPIDPISKGHVLVLPKKHFVNMLDTDDETLSHLAVVSKNVGHTVLGKNNAHSMNLLHAAGMEAQQSVFHLHFHIVPRYENDGLDLWFRNSL; encoded by the coding sequence ATGGAAGACTGCATTTTCTGCAAAATAGTGAACCGAGAATCACCTGCCTCGGTAGTGTTTGAAGACGATACCTCTATGGTAATTGAACCCATTGATCCTATTTCAAAAGGACATGTACTCGTGCTGCCCAAGAAACATTTTGTGAATATGCTCGATACCGACGACGAGACGTTATCTCATCTTGCTGTCGTTTCCAAGAATGTCGGGCACACAGTGCTTGGAAAAAACAACGCTCACTCAATGAACCTTCTCCATGCCGCTGGGATGGAGGCGCAGCAATCCGTATTCCATCTCCACTTCCATATCGTGCCACGGTATGAGAATGATGGGCTGGATCTCTGGTTTAGGAACAGTCTCTAG
- a CDS encoding twin-arginine translocation signal domain-containing protein: MKEGMPGTGKNTQSQSEPERIDRRVFLRGVLAGGAAVAAGPLAPQEAQASTAQEIHEGMKNVAELETENAKYKIVYSLHNIPTNPGVLERSDALVLEMTDINDGEIAKSEVTTHMNGHSGASGKLQYQDVLPTALDRGMPVYFADAMGFSEEAVFSEMIKREVITQAEGTVGIGALVGGAISLKKNQSRPDRRKLLGGIAGLTSGIWLNMPRAENLVQRALYADNTREPEEGSLYRTIDKKLTDANYHLHPETRTKVRDVRNTLIAQKAEKLGKWLTAKLDKKPT, from the coding sequence ATGAAGGAGGGAATGCCTGGTACCGGTAAGAACACCCAGTCGCAATCGGAGCCGGAAAGGATCGATCGGCGGGTATTTCTTCGCGGCGTTCTTGCTGGCGGCGCTGCGGTGGCCGCAGGCCCGCTTGCTCCTCAGGAAGCGCAAGCGTCGACAGCGCAAGAGATCCACGAAGGGATGAAAAACGTCGCGGAACTCGAGACGGAAAACGCGAAATACAAGATCGTCTATTCGCTGCATAACATCCCCACCAATCCCGGCGTGCTGGAAAGAAGCGACGCCTTGGTGCTTGAAATGACCGACATCAACGATGGGGAGATAGCAAAATCTGAGGTTACTACGCATATGAACGGACATTCGGGGGCTAGCGGCAAATTGCAGTATCAGGACGTACTACCCACCGCTCTTGATCGAGGGATGCCGGTATATTTTGCAGATGCGATGGGTTTTTCCGAAGAAGCGGTCTTCAGCGAAATGATTAAACGAGAGGTTATCACTCAAGCTGAAGGAACGGTGGGTATAGGAGCGTTGGTTGGTGGGGCCATCTCCCTTAAGAAGAATCAAAGCAGACCGGATAGAAGGAAGTTGCTGGGCGGCATCGCCGGGTTGACGAGCGGAATTTGGCTCAATATGCCAAGAGCGGAAAATCTCGTGCAACGAGCGCTGTATGCGGACAACACGCGGGAACCGGAAGAGGGCTCGCTCTACCGGACGATCGATAAGAAATTGACTGATGCGAATTACCATCTCCATCCCGAAACCCGTACCAAGGTCCGCGATGTTCGTAATACGCTCATAGCCCAAAAAGCGGAGAAACTCGGCAAATGGCTGACGGCAAAGCTCGACAAGAAACCGACCTAA
- a CDS encoding GspE/PulE family protein, protein MHVPEQQLTQFIIDSGLVSRKDVDNAHAEARERGRSVGDVLVLRGHLSEDDLRRTASYVLGIPFVQFAGKQIPPDILLLIPEPVARAHNVIALDADESGIEVALLDIDDLASLDALREKTGRAIRPRLTDTGSIRSALMQYQKALQKEFGAIISTESNLLDAAGLVEGASREEITRLAEDPSIARIVDALLRHAIVQNASDVHVEPAEGGTLVRYRIDGALHDAMSLPGNIAPRIIARIKLLAALDLHERRLPQDGRFRMETEKDTTSFRVSTLQTDRGEKLVLRLLRETAEGFTLETLGFHGEGLEHLHKALRERSGLILVAGPSGSGRTTTLYTLLDILNAPERSIATIEERVEYRMKRVSQTQVDVSAGFGFANGLRAILRQDPDVVMVGDIGDAETAALAISAALSGRLVLGAISAGSAAAAISRLIAVGADPSSLAASLKAVIAQRLARRLCDEKETYVLNTKERAPVAPEESFRAALGALQEERVAKSGVFLDTVPFPRAKPSAECMDGFKGYVGLQEILPVSSAIRDLIVREGTNEEIEGQAVREGMLMLFEDGLYKVMRGMTSLEEVAGTI, encoded by the coding sequence ATGCACGTACCGGAACAACAGCTTACGCAATTCATCATCGATTCGGGGCTGGTATCCCGGAAGGATGTTGATAATGCGCACGCGGAAGCGAGGGAGCGCGGCCGATCCGTCGGCGATGTTCTCGTCCTTCGCGGGCATCTTTCCGAAGACGACCTGCGGCGTACCGCGTCCTATGTCCTTGGTATCCCGTTCGTTCAGTTCGCCGGGAAACAGATCCCTCCCGATATTCTTCTGCTTATTCCCGAGCCCGTCGCCCGGGCGCATAACGTCATAGCGCTTGATGCGGACGAGAGCGGTATCGAAGTCGCCCTTCTCGACATCGACGACCTTGCGTCGCTTGACGCGCTCCGGGAGAAGACCGGGCGCGCCATCCGCCCCCGCCTTACGGACACCGGATCGATCCGCTCCGCGCTTATGCAATACCAGAAGGCTCTTCAGAAAGAGTTCGGCGCGATCATCTCCACCGAATCGAATCTGCTCGACGCTGCCGGTCTTGTCGAAGGCGCCTCTAGGGAAGAAATAACGCGTTTGGCGGAAGACCCCTCGATCGCGCGCATCGTCGATGCGCTTTTGCGCCACGCGATCGTGCAAAACGCGTCTGACGTGCATGTCGAACCGGCGGAAGGAGGAACGCTCGTCCGCTACCGCATCGACGGCGCTCTCCATGACGCCATGTCCCTTCCGGGAAACATCGCTCCGCGCATCATCGCCCGCATCAAGCTGCTTGCCGCGCTCGATCTTCACGAACGGCGCCTGCCGCAGGACGGACGGTTCAGGATGGAGACGGAAAAAGATACGACATCGTTTCGCGTATCGACGCTCCAGACGGACCGCGGCGAGAAGCTCGTGCTGCGCCTCCTTCGCGAAACCGCCGAAGGATTTACGCTCGAGACGCTCGGTTTCCACGGAGAGGGGCTTGAGCATCTACACAAGGCGCTCCGGGAACGAAGCGGGCTTATTCTCGTCGCGGGGCCTTCCGGTTCGGGCAGGACGACCACGCTCTATACGCTTCTCGACATACTGAACGCGCCGGAACGGAGCATCGCGACCATAGAAGAGCGCGTCGAATACCGGATGAAGCGCGTGAGCCAGACGCAAGTGGACGTGTCGGCAGGATTCGGCTTCGCAAACGGCCTGCGCGCGATCCTTCGCCAGGATCCCGATGTCGTCATGGTAGGCGACATAGGGGATGCCGAGACCGCCGCGCTTGCGATAAGCGCGGCGCTATCCGGACGCCTCGTGCTCGGGGCGATATCGGCCGGGAGCGCCGCAGCGGCCATCTCCCGCCTCATAGCTGTGGGGGCGGATCCGTCCTCGCTTGCCGCTTCCCTTAAGGCAGTGATCGCCCAGCGGCTTGCGCGCCGGTTGTGTGATGAGAAAGAAACGTACGTTTTGAATACAAAAGAGCGGGCGCCGGTTGCTCCGGAAGAGAGCTTCCGCGCCGCACTCGGAGCACTTCAGGAAGAGAGGGTCGCGAAGAGCGGTGTTTTTCTCGACACCGTCCCGTTTCCCCGCGCGAAGCCGTCTGCCGAGTGTATGGACGGGTTTAAGGGGTACGTCGGCCTTCAGGAAATCCTTCCCGTATCTTCCGCAATCCGTGATCTCATTGTTCGCGAAGGAACGAACGAGGAGATAGAAGGACAAGCCGTAAGAGAAGGCATGCTCATGCTTTTTGAAGACGGTCTGTATAAGGTGATGCGGGGGATGACGAGCCTCGAGGAAGTGGCGGGTACGATATAG
- a CDS encoding class I SAM-dependent methyltransferase, which translates to MYRWLRVSPTGDGYIEPDYYDQLLRKYIFDGKEDTEYFREHLAKAPSHSAFLELGPGTGRATNILFASVPDIHSLTLVDLSSRMLSSCKQVFTRKECISYVVSDSIDFLLSVQSSYDYIYSLWSLSHSIHKNLEDLGKEDGKAKVREALLKMVRENLNRNGSLFLIHFDSSSPEQEISIRQRRRDSRDRKLFADVSKQSPSKEILDECLEELRRSGEICFECERHVGTALEFSSLDEALEYYLNFHMASYFNTSSSIDDILKELSQDLLEHQGSDGKIRIVPGCFIYKASKPG; encoded by the coding sequence ATGTATCGTTGGCTTCGCGTATCTCCTACCGGAGACGGATATATCGAGCCCGATTATTACGATCAGCTTCTCAGAAAGTATATCTTTGATGGTAAAGAGGATACCGAGTACTTCCGAGAACATCTTGCAAAAGCACCTTCTCATTCAGCATTTCTTGAGCTTGGCCCCGGGACCGGACGAGCGACAAATATACTATTCGCATCGGTTCCGGACATACATTCGCTTACGCTCGTTGATTTAAGCAGCCGTATGCTTAGTAGCTGCAAACAAGTTTTCACCCGCAAAGAATGCATTTCTTATGTCGTTTCCGATTCCATAGATTTCCTGTTGTCAGTGCAGTCGTCGTACGACTATATCTATAGCCTGTGGAGTCTTTCTCACTCCATACACAAGAATCTTGAAGACTTGGGAAAAGAAGACGGAAAAGCAAAAGTACGAGAGGCGCTCTTAAAAATGGTACGGGAGAATCTCAACCGGAACGGCTCTTTATTCCTGATACATTTCGATTCTTCCTCTCCCGAGCAGGAAATATCTATTCGGCAAAGGCGGCGCGATTCCCGTGACCGGAAATTGTTTGCAGATGTCTCCAAACAAAGTCCCTCTAAGGAAATACTCGACGAGTGCCTTGAAGAATTAAGGCGCTCGGGTGAGATCTGTTTTGAATGTGAGAGGCATGTAGGTACAGCGCTCGAATTCAGTTCGCTCGACGAAGCGCTCGAGTATTATCTTAATTTCCATATGGCTTCGTATTTCAATACCTCAAGTTCGATCGACGACATCTTGAAGGAGCTTTCTCAGGATTTACTGGAACACCAAGGGAGTGATGGAAAGATACGGATCGTTCCCGGTTGCTTCATCTACAAAGCAAGTAAGCCTGGTTAA
- a CDS encoding helix-turn-helix domain-containing protein: MKKRQEDASETLLSLGLSRREVGVYIALLELGHGTVTQISRKAGINRTTGYDILDALAHKNLARLSGKEPKEEYVAESPEKLVTLLDEKLAETQKQLILAKEFLPQLKAMHTVQDRPQVRFYEGVEGLKEVYEDTLTSPEPIRAYACIDDMHKALPNYFPEYYKRRARKGISIRGIVPETKTAMAQAAFNAEEKRDIAFVPADKYYFSPEINIYANKVMVASWREKLGIIIESAEIADAMKKIYELAWAEAKRLDAANSPVST; this comes from the coding sequence ATGAAAAAAAGACAAGAGGACGCGTCAGAAACGCTTCTGTCTTTAGGGCTTTCAAGAAGGGAAGTAGGAGTGTATATCGCGCTTTTAGAGCTTGGACACGGGACGGTCACCCAGATATCAAGAAAGGCGGGTATAAATAGGACGACTGGTTACGATATCCTTGATGCGTTAGCGCACAAGAACCTCGCGCGGCTCTCCGGTAAGGAGCCAAAGGAAGAATACGTGGCTGAATCTCCGGAAAAGCTCGTTACGCTGCTTGATGAGAAGCTGGCAGAGACACAAAAGCAGCTGATCCTTGCGAAGGAATTTCTCCCGCAACTCAAAGCGATGCATACGGTTCAGGATCGTCCGCAAGTACGGTTCTATGAGGGTGTCGAAGGACTCAAAGAAGTATATGAAGACACTTTGACTTCCCCGGAACCGATTCGTGCGTACGCCTGTATCGACGACATGCACAAGGCGCTCCCCAACTACTTTCCCGAGTACTATAAACGTCGCGCGCGCAAAGGCATCTCGATACGCGGCATAGTCCCCGAGACAAAAACGGCGATGGCGCAGGCTGCGTTTAATGCGGAGGAAAAACGCGATATAGCGTTCGTGCCTGCCGATAAGTATTACTTCTCTCCGGAAATAAATATTTACGCTAATAAAGTTATGGTGGCATCGTGGCGCGAGAAGCTCGGCATCATCATAGAAAGCGCCGAGATCGCTGATGCCATGAAAAAGATATATGAGCTGGCGTGGGCAGAAGCCAAGCGGCTTGATGCGGCGAACTCACCGGTGTCGACATAG
- the nusA gene encoding transcription termination factor NusA, whose protein sequence is MLDLKTINSVFTEFEERGISKATMIDAIEVAMATAYKKEYGKRGQVVRAKLSLDTGTVSFEQVKTIVDASMVRFPEDGEEAAPESDHGHFHEEEQVAEGELPRFDAEKHMLLEDAKRIKRDAALGEEIVFPLEPQDDFGRIAAQTAKQVVIQKIREAEKISIMEEFGHKKGEIVSGIAQRVERGAVFVDLGRATGIIPYEEQIPGERFRPGERIRAYLYAVDEGFRGVYLRLSRSHPKFLLKLFEMEAPELASGAIEVKGLAREAGSRTKIAVASTEAHVDPVGSLVGQRGVRVSTVMSELGGERIDIIEWSEDQASYIKESLSPAEAIEVKLNEADHRAIVTVSEDQQSLAIGRGGQNVRLAAKLTGWNIDIISTGGASVAGSDGESISIANVRDEKADRAALKESLERAHVPTEDPSAEIGLKPSESESVINEDDPEASSLTVADETAITDNGSKADAEEARDVKASDE, encoded by the coding sequence ATGTTGGATCTCAAGACGATCAATTCGGTTTTCACGGAATTCGAAGAGCGCGGCATCTCCAAAGCGACCATGATCGACGCGATCGAAGTCGCCATGGCAACCGCGTACAAGAAGGAATACGGCAAGCGTGGCCAGGTCGTGCGCGCCAAGCTTTCGCTTGACACTGGCACCGTGTCCTTCGAGCAGGTAAAGACCATCGTCGACGCTTCGATGGTGCGTTTTCCCGAAGACGGCGAAGAAGCCGCGCCGGAATCCGATCACGGACATTTTCATGAAGAGGAACAGGTGGCCGAAGGCGAACTTCCCCGCTTTGATGCGGAGAAGCACATGCTTCTTGAGGACGCGAAGCGCATCAAGCGCGACGCGGCGCTTGGCGAGGAGATCGTCTTCCCGCTCGAGCCGCAGGACGACTTCGGCCGCATCGCGGCACAGACCGCGAAGCAGGTGGTGATACAGAAGATCCGCGAAGCGGAAAAGATCTCCATCATGGAGGAGTTCGGGCACAAGAAAGGAGAGATCGTTTCCGGCATTGCGCAGCGCGTCGAGCGCGGCGCGGTCTTCGTCGACCTCGGTCGCGCGACCGGCATCATCCCGTACGAGGAGCAAATTCCCGGCGAGCGCTTCCGCCCGGGAGAGCGTATCCGCGCGTATCTCTACGCCGTCGACGAGGGATTCCGCGGCGTATACCTGCGTCTTTCCCGCTCGCATCCGAAATTCCTCTTGAAGCTCTTCGAGATGGAAGCTCCGGAACTTGCTTCGGGCGCGATCGAAGTGAAGGGACTCGCGCGTGAAGCGGGCAGCCGCACGAAGATCGCCGTCGCCTCGACCGAGGCGCACGTCGATCCGGTCGGCTCCCTTGTCGGACAACGAGGCGTCCGCGTCTCTACCGTGATGTCGGAACTCGGAGGCGAGCGCATCGACATCATCGAGTGGAGCGAGGACCAGGCCTCCTATATAAAGGAGTCCCTCTCCCCCGCCGAAGCTATCGAGGTGAAGCTTAACGAGGCCGACCACCGCGCGATCGTGACGGTGAGCGAGGACCAGCAGTCGCTTGCGATCGGCCGCGGCGGACAGAACGTACGCCTCGCCGCCAAGCTCACGGGCTGGAACATCGACATCATCTCGACCGGGGGCGCGAGCGTCGCGGGCTCCGACGGCGAGAGCATCTCCATTGCGAACGTACGGGACGAGAAGGCGGACCGGGCCGCGCTTAAGGAAAGCCTCGAGCGGGCACATGTGCCGACCGAGGACCCGTCCGCCGAGATAGGGCTCAAGCCTTCAGAAAGCGAGTCGGTCATCAATGAGGACGATCCGGAGGCTTCGAGCCTTACGGTCGCGGACGAGACCGCGATCACCGACAACGGCTCCAAGGCCGACGCCGAGGAAGCGCGCGACGTGAAAGCGTCGGATGAATAG